One part of the Mya arenaria isolate MELC-2E11 chromosome 3, ASM2691426v1 genome encodes these proteins:
- the LOC128228643 gene encoding uncharacterized protein LOC128228643 isoform X2, which translates to MSTTSYVEREDWVLCQYWSVFDLENIRCQDACCEHAACCEHTACCTKQEADEIAAKGNISPGQIAMIFVIPLVAVILLFAFVLFVRRRRIKRIRKALEAELLRKIIAEALANARVNARINDLAAERRARESRGPQSPEDTMLDPPYDGSLAESGLPTRREDPSDITQSHCYRNPLDDFDKRIDNLY; encoded by the exons ATGTCTACGACTAGCTATGTGGAAAGGGAGGACTGGGTTCTCTGCCAGTACTGGAGTGTGTTCGACCTTGAGAACATTCGGTGTCAGGACGCCTGCTGTGAACACGCCGCCTGCTGTGAACACACCGCCTGCTGCACCAAACAGGAGGCTGATGAGATCGCCGCAAAAGGAAATAT ATCTCCCGGACAGATAGCCATGATTTTCGTCATACCTTTGGTGGCTGTCATTCTTCTATTTGCATTTGTCTTATTTGTCAGAAGACGGCGAATTAAGAGAATAAGGAAAG ctcTGGAGGCGGAATTACTGAGGAAAATAATTGCAGAAGCGTTAGCGAATGCGCGGGTAAACGCACGAATAAATGATTTGGCTGCGGAGCGAAGGGCGCGGGAGAGTCGGGGTCCGCAGTCGCCAGAGGACACCATGCTAGATCCCCCGTATGATGGGTCTCTAGCGGAGTCAGGCCTGCCCACCAGACGGGAGGATCCTTCAGACATAACACAGTCCCACTGTTACCGGAACCCTCTTGATGACTTCGATAAACGCATTGACAACCTTTACTGA
- the LOC128228643 gene encoding uncharacterized protein LOC128228643 isoform X1 has protein sequence MTGAVLVMSTTSYVEREDWVLCQYWSVFDLENIRCQDACCEHAACCEHTACCTKQEADEIAAKGNISPGQIAMIFVIPLVAVILLFAFVLFVRRRRIKRIRKALEAELLRKIIAEALANARVNARINDLAAERRARESRGPQSPEDTMLDPPYDGSLAESGLPTRREDPSDITQSHCYRNPLDDFDKRIDNLY, from the exons ATGACAGGAGCAGTGCTAGTGATGTCTACGACTAGCTATGTGGAAAGGGAGGACTGGGTTCTCTGCCAGTACTGGAGTGTGTTCGACCTTGAGAACATTCGGTGTCAGGACGCCTGCTGTGAACACGCCGCCTGCTGTGAACACACCGCCTGCTGCACCAAACAGGAGGCTGATGAGATCGCCGCAAAAGGAAATAT ATCTCCCGGACAGATAGCCATGATTTTCGTCATACCTTTGGTGGCTGTCATTCTTCTATTTGCATTTGTCTTATTTGTCAGAAGACGGCGAATTAAGAGAATAAGGAAAG ctcTGGAGGCGGAATTACTGAGGAAAATAATTGCAGAAGCGTTAGCGAATGCGCGGGTAAACGCACGAATAAATGATTTGGCTGCGGAGCGAAGGGCGCGGGAGAGTCGGGGTCCGCAGTCGCCAGAGGACACCATGCTAGATCCCCCGTATGATGGGTCTCTAGCGGAGTCAGGCCTGCCCACCAGACGGGAGGATCCTTCAGACATAACACAGTCCCACTGTTACCGGAACCCTCTTGATGACTTCGATAAACGCATTGACAACCTTTACTGA